The Bradysia coprophila strain Holo2 chromosome IV, BU_Bcop_v1, whole genome shotgun sequence genome includes a region encoding these proteins:
- the LOC119066649 gene encoding uncharacterized protein LOC119066649 isoform X1 — protein MVKVYSVVALTTLWMVWCTVGADPPECRGRPHRNGSTTDCCNVNLSPEQVECARKIKEKWMEKRNSSDKENVDMSDVGCTSDCIFTTDIVTSDNEIITEEVKPALDKILEGPEWQSLSPTMIETCKNRAVQGSGGRKGHAGHCNMVKEKFLFCINEQIIEHCPDSLWKNDEECNKARTYLKNCPYEKRFGGKRGQQEEQ, from the exons ATGGTAAAAGTCTATTCTGTTGTCGCCCTAACGACGCTATGGATGGTGTGGTGTACAGTG GGAGCAGACCCTCCGGAATGTCGAGGCCGTCCACATCGAAACGGG TCAACGACGGATTGTTGCAATGTTAATTTAAGCCCAGAACAGGTGGAATGTGCtcgaaaaatcaaagaaaaatggaTGGAAAAGCGGAACTCATCCGACAAGGAAAATGTTGATATGAGTGATGTTGGG TGCACATCGGATTGCATTTTTACCACAGACATCGTTACATCagataatgaaataattaCCGAAGAAGTCAAACCAGCTCTAGACAAAATTTTGGAAGGACCTGAATGGCAATCATTATCACCGACGATGATAGAAACGTGCAAAAATCGCGCTGTACAAGGATCTGGAGGGCGTAAGGGACACGCCGGTCATTGTAATATGGTCAAGGAAAAGTTTCTCTTTTGTATCAATGAACAGATCATCGAACACTGTCCCGATTCGTTGTGGAAGAACG ATGAGGAATGTAATAAGGCTcgaacatatttgaaaaattgcccATATGAGAAACGATTCGGAGGAAAACGGGGACAACAGGAAGAACAATAA
- the LOC119066649 gene encoding uncharacterized protein LOC119066649 isoform X2 → MDGVVYSGSRPSGMSRPSTSKRGSNCCNVNLSPEQVECARKIKEKWMEKRNSSDKENVDMSDVGCTSDCIFTTDIVTSDNEIITEEVKPALDKILEGPEWQSLSPTMIETCKNRAVQGSGGRKGHAGHCNMVKEKFLFCINEQIIEHCPDSLWKNDEECNKARTYLKNCPYEKRFGGKRGQQEEQ, encoded by the exons ATGGATGGTGTGGTGTACAGTG GGAGCAGACCCTCCGGAATGTCGAGGCCGTCCACATCGAAACGGGGTTCTA ATTGTTGCAATGTTAATTTAAGCCCAGAACAGGTGGAATGTGCtcgaaaaatcaaagaaaaatggaTGGAAAAGCGGAACTCATCCGACAAGGAAAATGTTGATATGAGTGATGTTGGG TGCACATCGGATTGCATTTTTACCACAGACATCGTTACATCagataatgaaataattaCCGAAGAAGTCAAACCAGCTCTAGACAAAATTTTGGAAGGACCTGAATGGCAATCATTATCACCGACGATGATAGAAACGTGCAAAAATCGCGCTGTACAAGGATCTGGAGGGCGTAAGGGACACGCCGGTCATTGTAATATGGTCAAGGAAAAGTTTCTCTTTTGTATCAATGAACAGATCATCGAACACTGTCCCGATTCGTTGTGGAAGAACG ATGAGGAATGTAATAAGGCTcgaacatatttgaaaaattgcccATATGAGAAACGATTCGGAGGAAAACGGGGACAACAGGAAGAACAATAA